A DNA window from bacterium contains the following coding sequences:
- a CDS encoding F0F1 ATP synthase subunit C has translation MGAGAQQAAQAAGAGTGAGLLGVGAGLAIGLGAVGTGIAQSRIGGAAAGVIAERPEMFGTMLILLVIPETLVIFGFVIAFFLYGKI, from the coding sequence ATGGGAGCGGGCGCGCAGCAGGCCGCGCAGGCGGCGGGGGCCGGCACGGGGGCGGGCCTCTTGGGCGTGGGCGCGGGCCTCGCGATCGGCCTCGGCGCGGTCGGCACCGGCATCGCGCAGTCGCGTATCGGCGGAGCGGCGGCGGGCGTCATCGCCGAGCGGCCGGAGATGTTCGGCACGATGCTGATCCTGCTCGTGATCCCCGAGACGCTGGTCATCTTCGGATTCGTCATCGCGTTCTTTCTGTACGGCAAGATCTAG
- a CDS encoding V-type ATPase subunit subunit G family protein has translation MTAHDSPGSQSGEALLREIAQREQELQRQVADARAEATRRVEQAQRQGEELRARARDRARDIASGASAEASREAERIGKEIVARAEAEAAAIRKQAEERRAKAVELVVREVLGSQA, from the coding sequence ATGACCGCACACGATTCCCCCGGCAGTCAATCGGGTGAAGCCCTGCTCCGCGAGATCGCGCAGCGCGAACAGGAGCTGCAGCGCCAGGTCGCCGACGCTCGCGCCGAGGCTACCCGGCGCGTGGAACAGGCACAGCGGCAGGGCGAGGAACTGCGCGCGCGGGCCCGCGACCGCGCCCGCGACATCGCGTCCGGCGCCTCCGCGGAGGCGTCACGCGAGGCCGAGCGCATCGGGAAGGAAATCGTGGCGCGCGCCGAGGCGGAAGCCGCGGCCATCCGCAAGCAGGCGGAGGAGCGGCGCGCCAAGGCGGTCGAGCTCGTCGTCCGCGAGGTTCTCGGGAGCCAGGCATGA
- a CDS encoding NADH-quinone oxidoreductase subunit N → MTGIDLRPLLPEITVGILALGLLVIDLIVAPEDRRLVGWTAIIGLAFTLGPSAVLIGGPRYLVVFDTYAVDPFAGFFKVVAILSAILVIAAAMDFFRDHPTAHEGDIYVLIVFMVLGLFAMAAAADLIVLFLAIEWVSLISYVLAGALKANRKSSEAGVKYFFYGAAASAVMLYGFTYLYGATGTTNIYALASRLGAAQPGFLVVAVVLILAGFGFKISAVPFHQWTPDVYEGAPTPIVAFLSVASKAAGFAALLRMLYVALPPGAWVGIVAAISVLSMSFGNLLALSQSNIKRMLAYSSIAHAGYMLIGVVALSAGPGVLGSGVSALLFYLMGYLFTNIGAFTVAIAVARASGTDAIAGYAGLGQRSPFSATLMAAFMLALTGIPPTALFWGKVFLFSAAIQSGFLWLAVVGIINSVVSLYYYVGVIRAMWQMPAAGGEPAAPPAGEPLGGPVETPLLRGVLAVTAAGALVPGFFPDALIRFAQAASLLLKI, encoded by the coding sequence GTGACGGGAATCGACCTCCGGCCCCTGCTGCCCGAGATCACGGTCGGGATCCTGGCCCTCGGCCTGCTCGTGATCGACTTGATCGTCGCGCCGGAAGACCGCCGCCTCGTGGGGTGGACGGCGATCATCGGCCTGGCGTTCACGCTCGGCCCCTCCGCGGTGCTGATCGGCGGCCCGCGGTACCTCGTGGTGTTCGACACCTACGCGGTCGACCCGTTCGCCGGCTTCTTCAAGGTGGTCGCGATCCTGAGCGCGATTCTCGTCATCGCCGCGGCGATGGACTTTTTCCGGGACCACCCGACGGCGCACGAGGGCGACATCTACGTACTCATCGTGTTCATGGTGCTCGGCCTGTTCGCGATGGCGGCGGCGGCCGATCTGATCGTGCTGTTCCTCGCGATCGAGTGGGTGTCGCTGATCTCGTATGTGCTCGCCGGCGCCCTGAAGGCGAACCGGAAGAGCAGCGAGGCCGGTGTGAAGTACTTCTTCTACGGCGCCGCGGCGTCGGCCGTGATGCTGTACGGCTTCACGTACCTGTACGGGGCAACCGGCACGACGAACATCTACGCGCTGGCCTCGCGGCTCGGAGCCGCCCAGCCGGGGTTCCTCGTGGTCGCGGTCGTGCTGATCCTCGCCGGGTTCGGGTTCAAGATCTCCGCGGTGCCGTTCCACCAGTGGACGCCGGACGTGTACGAAGGCGCCCCGACGCCGATCGTCGCCTTTCTGTCGGTGGCCAGCAAGGCCGCAGGTTTCGCCGCCCTGCTGCGGATGCTCTACGTGGCGCTGCCGCCGGGGGCGTGGGTCGGCATCGTCGCCGCGATCTCCGTGCTCTCCATGTCGTTCGGCAATCTGCTCGCGCTGTCGCAGTCGAACATCAAGCGGATGCTCGCGTACAGCTCGATTGCGCACGCCGGGTACATGCTGATCGGCGTCGTGGCGCTCTCCGCCGGGCCGGGGGTGCTCGGCTCCGGGGTCTCGGCGCTGCTGTTCTACCTGATGGGCTACCTCTTCACCAACATCGGCGCCTTCACCGTCGCCATCGCCGTAGCCCGGGCGAGCGGCACGGACGCGATCGCGGGCTACGCCGGGCTCGGCCAGCGATCGCCGTTTTCGGCGACGCTGATGGCCGCGTTCATGCTCGCCCTCACAGGCATTCCGCCGACCGCGTTGTTCTGGGGAAAAGTGTTTCTCTTCAGCGCCGCGATTCAGTCCGGGTTCCTCTGGCTGGCCGTGGTCGGCATCATCAACAGCGTGGTGTCGCTCTACTACTACGTGGGCGTCATCCGGGCGATGTGGCAGATGCCCGCCGCCGGCGGCGAACCGGCGGCACCTCCGGCCGGCGAGCCGCTCGGCGGGCCGGTCGAGACGCCGCTGTTGCGGGGCGTGCTGGCCGTGACGGCCGCGGGCGCGCTCGTGCCGGGGTTCTTCCCGGATGCGCTCATCCGCTTCGCCCAGGCGGCATCACTGCTGTTGAAGATCTAG
- a CDS encoding NADH-quinone oxidoreductase subunit M: MNGVLSLVLWIPAAGAAALLAVPRGQVRTIRLVALAAAIADFLASVWAAAAFDFGRAGTLQLTEQARWIPSLGATYHLAVDGLSLPLVVLTTLLTLLCVVYSWRVDLRPKEYMMLFLLLETGMLGVFLALDFFLFYVFWEVSLIPMYFIIGVWGGPRRVYAAVKFFLYTLVGSLAMLLAILIVYFHSSPRTFDIVALFQQKPLAGDLHLATLAFWGFFLGFAIKVPMFPFHTWLPDAHVEAPTAGSVLLAAILLKLGTYGFVRILLPLLPGAFHLMAGMVAVLAAIAAVYGALVAMAQTDLKKLVAYSSVNHMGYVMLGVAAAAAAEGQPALRNAAAIALNGATMQMLAHGVITGALFFLVGVIYDYRAHTRGVNDFGGLWERLPVYTGLTMLAMLASLGLPGLMGFVAEFSIFLGAYQVYPALTVVSLVGVVITVAFFLWTIYRIFWGPLNAKWAGLPDLDGREAWTLAPLAALMIAVGLYPAPVVNTINAAMLGILNLVR, from the coding sequence GTGAACGGCGTGCTGAGCCTCGTCCTCTGGATCCCCGCCGCCGGCGCCGCCGCGCTGCTCGCCGTGCCGCGCGGGCAGGTACGCACGATCCGTCTCGTCGCCCTCGCCGCGGCGATCGCGGACTTCCTCGCCTCGGTGTGGGCGGCGGCCGCGTTCGACTTCGGCCGCGCGGGGACTCTGCAGCTGACCGAGCAGGCGCGCTGGATTCCGTCCCTCGGCGCGACGTACCATCTGGCCGTCGACGGCCTCAGCCTGCCGCTCGTGGTGCTGACGACGCTGCTCACGCTCCTGTGCGTCGTGTACTCGTGGCGCGTGGATCTCCGGCCGAAAGAGTACATGATGCTGTTTCTGCTGCTCGAGACCGGGATGCTCGGCGTGTTCTTGGCGCTTGACTTCTTTCTGTTCTACGTGTTCTGGGAGGTCAGCCTCATCCCGATGTACTTCATCATCGGCGTCTGGGGCGGGCCGCGCCGGGTCTACGCCGCGGTCAAGTTTTTCCTGTACACGCTGGTCGGCTCGCTGGCGATGCTGCTGGCGATCCTGATCGTGTACTTCCACTCCTCGCCGCGGACGTTCGACATAGTGGCGCTCTTCCAGCAGAAGCCGCTGGCGGGGGACCTGCACCTCGCCACCCTGGCGTTCTGGGGCTTTTTCCTCGGCTTCGCCATCAAGGTGCCGATGTTCCCGTTCCACACCTGGCTTCCGGACGCGCACGTCGAGGCGCCGACCGCCGGCAGCGTTCTGCTGGCCGCGATCCTCCTGAAGCTCGGCACCTACGGCTTCGTGCGTATCCTGCTGCCGCTGCTGCCGGGCGCCTTCCACCTCATGGCGGGCATGGTGGCGGTTCTCGCCGCGATCGCGGCCGTCTACGGCGCGCTGGTGGCGATGGCGCAGACGGATCTGAAGAAGCTCGTCGCCTATTCGAGCGTCAACCACATGGGCTACGTGATGCTCGGCGTCGCCGCGGCGGCCGCCGCGGAAGGGCAGCCGGCGCTGCGCAACGCCGCGGCGATCGCCCTGAACGGCGCGACGATGCAGATGCTGGCGCACGGCGTGATCACCGGGGCGCTGTTCTTCCTCGTCGGCGTGATCTACGACTACCGGGCGCACACCCGCGGCGTGAACGATTTCGGCGGCCTGTGGGAGCGCCTCCCGGTGTACACGGGACTCACGATGCTGGCGATGCTGGCGTCGCTCGGTCTGCCGGGGCTGATGGGGTTCGTGGCGGAGTTCTCGATTTTCCTCGGCGCCTACCAGGTCTATCCGGCGCTGACCGTCGTGTCGCTCGTCGGCGTCGTGATCACGGTCGCGTTCTTCCTCTGGACGATCTACCGCATCTTCTGGGGGCCGCTGAACGCGAAGTGGGCCGGACTCCCCGATCTGGACGGTCGTGAGGCGTGGACGCTCGCGCCGCTGGCCGCGTTGATGATCGCCGTCGGGCTCTATCCCGCGCCGGTCGTCAACACGATCAACGCGGCAATGCTGGGCATCCTCAACCTCGTGCGATGA
- the nuoL gene encoding NADH-quinone oxidoreductase subunit L, with protein sequence MTHIAWIIPLLPLAAFATITAVGPRLRGRGAYVSIAGIVLAGLGGLVVLGEVAGGARADITYTWAVLGGRPITVGFVVDPLSAIMLAMVGVVSSLITIYSVGYMAGDEHYPRFFAYLSLFQFSMLFLVLADNFLFIYAGWELVGLCSYLLIGFWFERPAAAKAALKAFITTRVGDFSMMIGILIIFLHTGSLRFDEVFKGIHTGSLAGPLLTAAAILVFGGAVGKSAQVPLHVWLPDAMEGPTPVSALIHAATMVAAGVYLVARTYPLFLFTTGQAGLTVVAWIGGVTALAAATMGVVENDIKRVLAYSTMSQLGYMMLGLGVLGYTAGMFHLITHAFFKALLFLGAGSVIHAVATNDMKQMGGLARYLPWTTWTFVAATLALTGIPPFAGFFSKDQILAAAFAHNRALWAVGAAGAFLTSLYMGRLLWYTFAGTYRGGDPHAAAAHGHGGPHESPAVMVAPLVILAVFAVFLGWIGAESLGNPFEKFINFPGVEPAPPNFGLLLGSIAIAVAGWVAAAAIYVWRVVPSESLRQALPWLYTLLARRYFVDDLYAWVFLGIGGVVMRLAGLFDRHVVDGLVNLIGWLARWFGLGLRYLQTGREETYLLIVFLGVVLIVVVRLVW encoded by the coding sequence GTGACCCACATCGCCTGGATCATCCCGCTGCTGCCGCTCGCGGCGTTCGCGACGATCACGGCCGTCGGGCCGCGCCTCCGGGGCCGCGGCGCCTACGTCTCGATCGCCGGCATCGTGCTGGCGGGGCTCGGCGGCCTGGTCGTGCTCGGCGAGGTGGCCGGCGGGGCGCGTGCCGATATCACCTATACGTGGGCGGTGCTCGGCGGCCGGCCGATCACGGTCGGCTTCGTCGTCGATCCGCTGAGCGCGATCATGCTGGCGATGGTCGGCGTGGTCTCGTCACTCATCACGATCTATTCGGTCGGCTACATGGCCGGCGACGAGCACTACCCGCGGTTCTTCGCGTACCTGTCGCTGTTCCAGTTCTCGATGCTGTTCCTGGTCCTGGCCGACAACTTTCTGTTCATCTACGCCGGCTGGGAGCTCGTCGGCCTGTGCTCCTACCTGCTGATCGGGTTCTGGTTCGAACGGCCGGCCGCGGCGAAGGCGGCGCTCAAGGCGTTCATCACGACCCGCGTCGGCGACTTCTCGATGATGATCGGCATCCTGATCATCTTCCTCCACACGGGCTCGTTGCGGTTCGACGAAGTGTTCAAGGGCATCCACACCGGCTCGCTCGCCGGGCCGCTCCTGACCGCCGCGGCCATCTTGGTCTTCGGCGGCGCGGTCGGCAAGTCGGCCCAGGTCCCGCTGCACGTCTGGCTGCCCGACGCGATGGAGGGCCCGACACCGGTCAGCGCGCTGATCCACGCTGCGACGATGGTCGCCGCCGGAGTCTACCTCGTCGCCCGCACCTATCCGCTCTTCCTGTTCACGACGGGCCAGGCGGGACTGACCGTCGTCGCCTGGATCGGCGGGGTCACCGCGCTGGCCGCGGCGACGATGGGGGTGGTCGAGAACGACATCAAACGCGTGCTGGCGTACTCGACCATGAGCCAGCTCGGCTACATGATGCTCGGCCTCGGCGTTCTCGGCTACACCGCCGGCATGTTCCACCTCATCACGCACGCCTTCTTCAAGGCGCTGCTCTTCCTCGGCGCCGGGAGCGTGATCCACGCCGTCGCGACCAACGACATGAAGCAGATGGGCGGATTGGCCCGGTACCTGCCGTGGACCACCTGGACGTTCGTCGCCGCGACGCTCGCGCTGACCGGCATTCCACCGTTCGCCGGATTCTTCAGCAAGGATCAGATCCTGGCCGCGGCGTTTGCGCACAACCGGGCGTTGTGGGCGGTCGGTGCGGCGGGGGCGTTCCTCACGTCGCTGTACATGGGCCGCCTCCTCTGGTACACGTTTGCCGGCACGTACCGCGGCGGCGATCCCCACGCGGCGGCCGCGCACGGGCACGGCGGTCCGCACGAGAGCCCCGCCGTGATGGTCGCGCCCCTCGTGATTCTCGCCGTCTTCGCGGTGTTTCTCGGCTGGATCGGCGCCGAGTCGCTCGGCAACCCGTTCGAGAAGTTCATCAACTTCCCCGGCGTCGAGCCGGCGCCGCCGAACTTCGGCCTGCTCCTCGGGTCGATCGCGATCGCCGTCGCCGGTTGGGTCGCGGCCGCGGCGATCTATGTCTGGCGCGTCGTGCCGTCCGAGTCGCTGCGGCAGGCGCTGCCGTGGCTGTATACGCTGCTCGCGCGGCGCTACTTCGTCGACGACCTCTATGCCTGGGTCTTCCTCGGAATCGGCGGCGTCGTGATGCGGCTCGCCGGGTTGTTCGACCGCCACGTCGTCGACGGCCTCGTGAACCTGATCGGCTGGCTGGCCCGGTGGTTCGGGCTCGGCCTGCGCTATCTGCAGACCGGGCGCGAAGAGACCTATCTGCTGATCGTGTTCCTCGGCGTCGTCCTCATCGTCGTCGTCAGGCTGGTGTGGTGA
- the nuoK gene encoding NADH-quinone oxidoreductase subunit NuoK, with protein MPGLAHYLVVSALLFALGLFAVVTRRNAVTILMGVELMLNAANINLVAFNKYAAPGAMQGQIFALIVITLAACEAAVGLALVLAAYRTLETVYVDEINLMKW; from the coding sequence ATGCCGGGCCTCGCGCACTACCTCGTCGTGAGCGCGCTGCTCTTCGCGCTCGGGCTGTTCGCGGTGGTCACGCGCCGCAACGCCGTGACGATCCTGATGGGCGTCGAATTGATGCTGAACGCCGCCAACATCAACCTGGTCGCCTTCAACAAGTACGCCGCGCCGGGGGCGATGCAGGGCCAGATCTTCGCGCTGATCGTGATCACACTCGCGGCGTGCGAAGCCGCGGTCGGCCTGGCGCTCGTGCTGGCCGCGTACCGGACCCTCGAGACGGTCTACGTCGACGAGATCAACCTGATGAAGTGGTGA
- a CDS encoding NADH-quinone oxidoreductase subunit J produces MTGEAIAFYVLAAVTLGAGVVVVASRNIVHSAAALVPAFLGVTGLYILLNAEFVAGIQVLIYAGAITVLILFAIMLTEGGTGLGGRQRNEQAAIGTAVAAAMAALLIAVSTRTGWPAGAGALPPYTPGAIGQSFLRQNILVFEGTSIVLLISLMGAIMIARRED; encoded by the coding sequence GTGACCGGCGAGGCGATCGCCTTCTACGTGCTGGCCGCCGTCACGCTGGGCGCCGGCGTGGTGGTGGTCGCCAGCCGCAACATCGTGCACAGCGCCGCGGCCCTCGTGCCAGCGTTCCTCGGCGTCACCGGCCTGTACATTCTGCTGAACGCCGAGTTCGTGGCCGGCATCCAGGTCCTGATCTACGCCGGCGCGATCACCGTGCTGATCCTCTTCGCGATCATGCTGACCGAAGGCGGCACGGGGCTCGGGGGCCGGCAGCGCAACGAGCAGGCTGCGATCGGCACCGCGGTCGCCGCAGCGATGGCCGCGCTGCTGATCGCCGTCTCGACGCGCACCGGCTGGCCCGCGGGCGCCGGCGCGCTGCCGCCGTACACGCCCGGGGCGATCGGGCAGAGCTTTCTCCGTCAGAACATTCTGGTCTTCGAAGGTACGTCGATCGTCCTGCTGATCTCGCTGATGGGCGCGATCATGATCGCGCGGCGGGAAGATTGA
- the nuoH gene encoding NADH-quinone oxidoreductase subunit NuoH, producing the protein MDWLWEILRAFVGTIIIFSAVAFIAVMFGVLLERKISAWMQSRLGPKHVGPQGLLQTVADTVKLLQKEHIVPNRADRLIFASAVVVVPLAALLDYVVIPFGTTRSGPLIFRDLNIGVLYFAATSSLVVIGILMAGWGSNNKYALLGGMRSAAQMVTYEIPIGLALVTVALMAGSLSTVTIVNGQARLWYIVAQPVAFLIFLIAAIAEVNRVPFDLVEAESELVAGYFSEYSGMRFALFQLGEYGEMFAMAAMAVTLFLGGWRGPVLPPVLWFVIKLYALIFVFMWVRWTYPRFRIDQMLNFSWKVLIPVSVLNLVVTAFVVVVGHP; encoded by the coding sequence ATGGACTGGCTCTGGGAGATCCTCCGCGCGTTCGTCGGCACGATCATCATCTTTTCCGCGGTGGCGTTCATCGCGGTCATGTTCGGCGTGCTGCTCGAACGCAAGATCAGCGCGTGGATGCAGAGCCGCCTCGGGCCGAAGCACGTCGGGCCGCAGGGCCTGCTGCAGACCGTGGCCGACACGGTTAAACTTCTGCAGAAGGAACACATCGTCCCGAACCGCGCCGACCGCCTCATCTTCGCGAGCGCGGTCGTCGTCGTGCCGCTGGCGGCGCTGCTCGACTACGTCGTCATTCCGTTCGGCACCACGCGGTCCGGGCCGCTGATCTTCCGCGATCTGAACATCGGCGTGCTGTACTTCGCGGCGACCTCGTCGCTGGTCGTGATCGGCATCCTGATGGCGGGATGGGGATCGAACAACAAATACGCCCTGCTCGGCGGCATGCGATCGGCCGCGCAGATGGTCACCTACGAGATCCCCATCGGGCTCGCGCTCGTGACGGTCGCGTTGATGGCGGGGTCGCTGTCGACCGTAACGATCGTCAACGGCCAGGCGCGTCTGTGGTACATCGTGGCCCAGCCCGTGGCCTTTCTGATCTTCCTCATCGCGGCGATCGCCGAGGTGAACCGCGTGCCGTTCGACCTGGTCGAGGCGGAGAGCGAGCTGGTCGCCGGCTACTTCTCCGAATACAGCGGGATGCGGTTCGCGCTGTTTCAGCTCGGCGAATACGGCGAGATGTTCGCGATGGCGGCGATGGCGGTTACGCTGTTCCTCGGCGGCTGGCGTGGGCCGGTGCTGCCGCCGGTGCTGTGGTTCGTCATCAAGCTGTACGCGTTGATCTTCGTCTTCATGTGGGTGCGGTGGACGTATCCGCGCTTCCGGATCGACCAGATGCTGAACTTTTCCTGGAAGGTCCTGATCCCGGTGTCCGTGCTCAACCTCGTCGTGACCGCGTTCGTCGTGGTGGTGGGACACCCGTGA
- a CDS encoding NADH-quinone oxidoreductase subunit A: MVSLPLLIIWLISPRSDYPQKFETYESGVPTIGQAWSQFHVRYYLFSLVFVVFDVEIIYLYPWAVVARSLGPLAFWEMLVFLVILVLGLAYAWRRGALEWT; encoded by the coding sequence ATGGTCTCGCTCCCTCTGCTCATCATCTGGCTGATCTCGCCGCGCAGCGACTACCCGCAGAAGTTCGAGACCTACGAGTCGGGCGTGCCTACGATCGGCCAGGCGTGGTCGCAGTTTCACGTTCGCTACTACCTGTTCTCGCTCGTCTTCGTCGTGTTTGACGTCGAGATCATCTACCTGTACCCCTGGGCGGTGGTCGCGCGCAGCCTCGGCCCGCTCGCGTTCTGGGAGATGTTGGTGTTTCTTGTGATCCTGGTGCTCGGCCTCGCCTACGCGTGGCGCCGCGGCGCCCTGGAGTGGACTTAG
- a CDS encoding gluconeogenesis factor YvcK family protein: protein MSLNGGAGRARSAVRHWIRWFEPGLGVKRYILLIAVGVLLVSTGVALIVDVKLLGVLELAIIRAVGVAYAVTGHVLSPMLGGVALLLGGLGLIAYGLRATIRSIVDVFLPRGDPRLVELLVQQRALQRGPKIVALGGGTGLGTLLRGLKRVSTNITAVVTVFDDGGSSGRLRREQGILPPGDIRNCLVALAEAEPLMTQLFEYRFKGGELDGHSFGNLFIASMSQVAGDLETAVKESGKVLAIRGRVLPTTLHDVTLCAEFEDGGVVEGESAITGAGRSVRRVYLNPSSVPPLADVLEAIADADMVVIGPGSLYTSLLPNLLVEGVVEAIRRSPAMKVYVCNVMTQHGETRGFTASDHVRVLLEQGGGGLFDYALINTSRPRSPELLARYAQEHAEPVEADVAAVESLGVRCVAEDLLSEDGLVRHDARKVTAVLLRLLSTVSPELRRTASAEFGGSAPRGPLGERAAEGGANVAPL, encoded by the coding sequence ATGAGCCTCAACGGCGGCGCCGGCCGCGCGCGCAGCGCGGTGCGGCACTGGATCCGGTGGTTCGAGCCGGGGCTCGGCGTCAAGCGCTACATCCTTCTCATCGCCGTCGGGGTGCTGCTGGTCAGCACCGGCGTGGCCCTGATCGTGGACGTCAAGCTGCTCGGCGTTCTCGAGCTCGCCATCATCCGCGCGGTGGGCGTCGCCTACGCGGTGACCGGGCATGTGCTGTCGCCGATGTTGGGCGGCGTCGCGCTGCTGCTCGGCGGTCTCGGGCTCATCGCCTACGGGCTGCGCGCCACGATCCGGTCGATCGTCGACGTGTTCTTGCCGCGCGGCGATCCCCGCCTGGTTGAGCTGCTCGTGCAGCAGCGCGCCCTCCAACGGGGGCCGAAGATCGTCGCGCTCGGCGGCGGGACGGGTCTCGGCACGCTGCTGCGCGGCCTGAAGAGAGTGTCGACCAACATCACGGCGGTCGTCACGGTGTTCGACGACGGCGGCTCCTCGGGCCGGCTGCGGCGCGAGCAGGGCATCCTGCCGCCCGGCGACATCCGCAACTGCCTCGTCGCGCTCGCGGAGGCGGAACCGCTGATGACCCAACTCTTCGAATATCGCTTCAAAGGCGGCGAGCTCGACGGGCACAGCTTCGGCAATCTCTTCATCGCCAGCATGTCGCAGGTCGCGGGCGATCTCGAGACCGCGGTCAAGGAGAGCGGCAAGGTGCTCGCCATCCGGGGCCGCGTGCTGCCGACGACCCTCCACGACGTCACGCTGTGCGCGGAGTTCGAGGACGGCGGCGTCGTAGAGGGTGAGTCGGCGATCACAGGGGCCGGCCGCTCCGTCCGCCGCGTCTACCTCAACCCGTCGTCGGTGCCGCCGCTCGCGGACGTTCTCGAAGCGATCGCGGACGCGGACATGGTCGTGATCGGCCCCGGCAGCCTTTACACCAGCCTGCTGCCCAACCTGCTCGTGGAGGGCGTGGTGGAGGCGATTCGCCGGTCGCCGGCGATGAAGGTCTACGTCTGCAATGTGATGACGCAGCACGGCGAAACCCGCGGGTTCACGGCGTCCGACCACGTCCGCGTGCTGCTCGAGCAGGGCGGGGGCGGCCTCTTCGACTACGCGCTGATCAACACGAGCCGGCCGCGCAGCCCCGAATTGCTCGCGCGGTACGCGCAGGAGCACGCGGAGCCGGTGGAGGCCGACGTCGCCGCGGTCGAATCGCTGGGCGTGCGCTGCGTTGCCGAGGATCTGTTGAGCGAGGACGGGCTGGTCCGGCACGACGCGCGGAAGGTGACGGCCGTGCTGCTGCGCCTGCTGTCGACGGTGTCGCCGGAGCTCCGCCGCACGGCCTCAGCCGAGTTCGGCGGCTCGGCCCCGCGGGGGCCTCTGGGGGAGCGGGCGGCGGAAGGCGGCGCGAACGTCGCGCCGCTGTAA
- the rapZ gene encoding RNase adapter RapZ yields the protein MKSLRPAPAEGRDPAGGPAPDRVAPRTATDDIECLIVTGLSGAGKSQAMHALEDLGFFCVDNLPPALVTKFAEIVRESQGRIRRVALVMDVRGGEFFDSLDAALQALAGMGIRAQIVFLDASDEVLVRRFEETRRKHPLGSSILDGIRSERRRLQPLKERANKVIDTTTLTARELREELAEAFVRADAQRTLTVGVTSFGYKYGIPLDADLVFDVRFLPNPHYVETLRALPGNSPEVREYVLRSDDTREFQRRLHDLLGYLLPRYTAEGKSHLTVAIGCTGGKHRSVVIGEDLARFIRSLGYTVRLKHRDVRKE from the coding sequence ATGAAATCGCTGCGGCCGGCGCCCGCGGAGGGCCGGGACCCGGCCGGCGGCCCTGCGCCGGACCGGGTCGCTCCGCGGACCGCCACGGACGACATCGAGTGTCTCATCGTCACGGGACTGAGCGGCGCCGGCAAGTCCCAGGCCATGCACGCGCTCGAGGATCTCGGCTTCTTCTGCGTCGACAACCTGCCGCCCGCGCTCGTGACGAAGTTCGCGGAGATCGTCCGCGAGTCGCAGGGCAGGATCCGGCGCGTCGCCCTCGTCATGGACGTGCGCGGCGGCGAGTTCTTCGACTCGCTCGACGCGGCCCTCCAGGCGCTCGCGGGGATGGGCATCCGCGCTCAGATCGTGTTCCTGGACGCGTCCGACGAGGTGCTGGTGCGGCGGTTCGAGGAGACCCGGCGCAAGCACCCGCTCGGGAGCAGCATCCTCGACGGGATTCGCAGCGAGCGCCGGCGCCTGCAGCCGCTCAAGGAACGGGCCAACAAGGTCATCGACACGACCACGCTGACCGCGCGCGAGCTGCGCGAGGAGCTGGCGGAGGCGTTCGTCCGGGCGGACGCGCAGCGGACGCTCACCGTCGGGGTCACGTCGTTTGGGTACAAGTACGGCATCCCGCTCGACGCCGACCTCGTGTTCGACGTGCGGTTTCTGCCGAACCCGCACTACGTCGAGACGCTCCGCGCGCTGCCGGGCAACAGCCCGGAGGTCCGCGAGTACGTGCTGCGCTCGGACGACACGCGCGAGTTCCAGCGGCGCCTCCACGATCTGCTGGGCTACCTCCTGCCGCGGTACACCGCCGAGGGCAAGTCGCACCTGACCGTCGCGATCGGATGTACCGGCGGCAAGCACCGGTCGGTGGTGATCGGCGAGGATCTCGCCCGCTTCATCCGCTCGCTCGGCTACACGGTGCGCCTGAAACACCGGGACGTCCGCAAAGAATGA
- a CDS encoding phage holin family protein, whose translation MGFLIRWLINAVALYLTTRVVPGVEVTSFGGTVLAALVLGVVNAVLRPIVLLLTLPLNILTLGLFTFVVNAFMLWIVAVTTHQLVLTSALAAFVGAIVLSVISFVLSRLVADV comes from the coding sequence ATGGGATTTCTGATCCGCTGGCTGATCAACGCCGTGGCGCTCTACCTGACGACGCGGGTCGTGCCCGGCGTCGAGGTCACCAGTTTCGGCGGGACCGTGCTGGCCGCGCTGGTGCTCGGTGTCGTCAACGCGGTGCTGCGGCCGATCGTCCTGCTGCTGACGCTGCCGCTCAACATTCTGACGCTCGGCCTCTTCACCTTCGTCGTCAACGCCTTCATGCTCTGGATCGTCGCGGTCACGACGCATCAACTCGTCCTGACGAGCGCGCTCGCGGCCTTCGTCGGCGCCATCGTTCTAAGCGTGATCAGCTTCGTTCTGTCGCGCCTCGTGGCGGACGTATGA